A genomic region of Candidatus Methylomirabilis tolerans contains the following coding sequences:
- a CDS encoding acyl-CoA dehydrogenase family protein translates to MDFNLTSEHEAVRDATREFCRHEILPHLRDWERVEQIPADIVPKMAAQGLLGLCIPRRYGGLGLDYLSLGIACEELERADTAFRVLIAVHLALNSLALLQWGSEGQKRKYLVPQARGEKLAAFALTEPDAGSDVAGIRATARRDGASYILNGEKTWISLADVADHFLIFAYTDRGAGHRGVSAFIVERGFDGVSSSSLHHKLGGRIGNTGSIALQEVRVPADNRIGAEGEGLTIALSALDNGRYAVAAGAVGLMEACLEASVSYAEQRQSFGQPIGKHQLIQQKIARMVAGRDIGRLLYYQVGRLKNRGMRCTREVSLAKWMNCDNAFRAADDAVQIHGAYGYSDEFPVERYFRNARGSLIYEGTQEIHQLIQAEYALGYRTDKPLSRSLPPYPFEESA, encoded by the coding sequence ATGGACTTTAACCTGACGTCAGAGCACGAGGCGGTCCGCGACGCCACGCGCGAGTTCTGCCGCCACGAGATCCTGCCGCATCTGCGCGACTGGGAGCGGGTCGAGCAGATCCCAGCCGACATCGTGCCCAAGATGGCGGCCCAGGGCCTGCTGGGTCTCTGCATTCCCCGTCGCTATGGCGGGTTGGGCCTGGACTACCTGAGCCTTGGCATCGCGTGCGAAGAACTGGAGCGCGCCGATACCGCCTTTCGCGTCCTGATCGCTGTGCACCTTGCCCTCAACTCGCTGGCCCTGTTGCAGTGGGGAAGCGAAGGGCAAAAGCGCAAGTATCTCGTCCCGCAGGCTCGCGGCGAGAAGCTGGCGGCCTTTGCCTTAACCGAGCCGGACGCCGGAAGCGATGTCGCGGGCATCCGCGCAACCGCCAGGCGCGACGGCGCGAGCTACATCCTCAACGGCGAGAAGACCTGGATCAGCTTGGCCGATGTCGCCGATCATTTCCTGATCTTTGCCTACACCGACCGTGGAGCCGGCCATCGGGGTGTCTCGGCGTTCATCGTCGAGCGTGGCTTTGACGGCGTGAGCAGTTCCAGCCTCCACCACAAGTTGGGCGGGCGCATCGGCAACACCGGCAGCATCGCTTTGCAAGAGGTGCGCGTGCCCGCTGATAACCGTATCGGCGCGGAAGGCGAAGGGCTCACGATCGCTCTGAGCGCGCTGGACAACGGCCGCTATGCGGTCGCAGCCGGCGCGGTCGGTTTGATGGAGGCCTGTCTTGAGGCCAGCGTCTCTTACGCCGAGCAGCGGCAGAGCTTCGGACAACCCATCGGGAAGCACCAGCTCATTCAGCAAAAGATCGCCCGCATGGTCGCTGGGCGTGACATCGGACGATTGTTGTACTATCAGGTCGGCCGGCTGAAGAATCGGGGGATGCGCTGCACACGTGAGGTCAGTCTGGCCAAGTGGATGAACTGCGACAACGCCTTCCGGGCCGCCGACGATGCGGTGCAGATTCATGGGGCGTATGGCTACAGCGACGAGTTCCCGGTTGAACGCTACTTCCGTAACGCCCGCGGATCACTGATCTATGAAGGCACGCAGGAGATTCACCAGTTGATTCAGGCGGAGTATGCGCTGGGCTACCGCACCGATAAGCCGCTCTCGCGATCGCTCCCCCCTTATCCATTTGAGGAGTCCGCGTAA
- a CDS encoding CoA transferase, with the protein MAGALDGVRVLDLSRHLAGPYCAMMLGDLGAEVIKVERPGVGDESRHWGPPFFSGESAYYLCCNRNKQSLTLNFKHERGLALARELARGSDVLIENFRVGVLDKLGLGYADLKAINPRLVYCSISGFGHTGPDRKLGSYDFLIQGRSGLMSITGEPDGPPMKVGVAIADVAAGLFACNAVLSALFARERTGIGQHLDIALYDSQIAVLANVASNYLCSSEIPGRWGNAHKSIVPYEAFQAADDYLILAIGNDEQWQRFCTAAGVAAWAQDARFATNPQRVAHRETLIPLLYSLLSSKTVAEWLKLCAEADVPAGPVNAIDKVFADPQVGARGMLVQMPHPTLGTVQLAGTPLNLSATPAEMRLPPPLLGEHTDAILSRLCALDEGAIAELRRDGVV; encoded by the coding sequence ATGGCCGGCGCACTGGACGGTGTGCGGGTCCTGGACCTGTCCCGGCATCTGGCGGGACCCTACTGCGCGATGATGCTGGGTGACCTGGGCGCTGAGGTTATCAAGGTCGAGCGCCCAGGCGTTGGTGACGAGTCACGCCACTGGGGGCCGCCGTTTTTTAGCGGAGAGTCGGCCTATTACTTGTGCTGCAACCGGAATAAGCAGAGCCTCACGCTCAACTTCAAACACGAACGCGGTCTTGCCCTTGCCCGTGAACTTGCGCGAGGCAGCGATGTGCTCATCGAGAACTTTCGCGTCGGCGTCCTGGACAAACTCGGTCTGGGTTACGCGGATCTGAAGGCCATCAACCCGCGCCTCGTGTACTGCTCTATCAGCGGGTTCGGGCATACCGGCCCCGACCGCAAGTTGGGGAGCTACGACTTTCTGATTCAGGGTCGCAGCGGTCTGATGTCGATCACCGGCGAGCCCGACGGCCCGCCCATGAAGGTCGGGGTGGCCATCGCGGACGTGGCCGCCGGTCTGTTCGCGTGCAACGCTGTCCTTTCGGCTCTTTTTGCCCGGGAGCGAACGGGCATTGGACAGCATCTTGACATCGCGCTCTACGATTCGCAGATCGCGGTACTGGCAAACGTGGCGAGCAACTACCTCTGTTCTAGCGAGATACCCGGGCGTTGGGGCAACGCGCACAAGAGCATCGTGCCGTACGAAGCGTTCCAAGCGGCGGATGACTACCTGATCCTGGCCATAGGCAACGATGAACAGTGGCAGCGGTTCTGCACCGCGGCGGGTGTCGCCGCATGGGCACAGGATGCGCGCTTTGCGACCAATCCGCAGCGCGTTGCCCACCGAGAGACGTTGATCCCCCTACTATATAGTCTGCTCAGTAGCAAGACGGTTGCCGAGTGGCTGAAGCTGTGCGCCGAGGCCGATGTGCCGGCCGGACCGGTCAACGCGATCGACAAGGTCTTCGCGGACCCGCAGGTGGGTGCGCGAGGGATGCTCGTCCAGATGCCGCACCCAACGTTAGGGACCGTACAGTTGGCCGGCACGCCCCTCAACCTCTCCGCAACCCCAGCCGAGATGCGCCTGCCGCCCCCGCTGCTGGGCGAGCACACCGACGCAATCCTCTCCCGTCTGTGTGCGTTGGATGAGGGTGCTATTGCAGAGTTGCGCCGGGATGGGGTTGTGTGA
- a CDS encoding 4Fe-4S dicluster domain-containing protein — MMIQPQEKVSAGAFDRIDPPDPKLYLDCIHCGFCLPTCPTYLVLGNEMDSPRGRLSLIRTASEGKIGISDSFVKHMDLCLLCRACETACPSGVKFGSLMETARGQVGRRYQHPAAERRFRDVILRTFTDLGRLRTLTSLLRLYQRSGLQRLIRASGLLSFFGRLGRMEALLPSIPDPRLYVLPEVTPAKGQRRWRVGLLLGCVQRFFFAHVNAATVRVLSENGYEVIAPKDQSCCGSLLVHEGEREQGKIKARRIIDCFESANVDYIVVNAAGCGSAMKEYWELFQTDPTYAKRAEVFSKKVRDVSELLAGLPLYGQLQPLNLTVTYHDAGHLAHGQKIRQEPRALLKQIPGLRFVELKESDFCCGSAGIYNLLHPDAAQQLLDRKIERIKETGVEVVVSGNPGCSLQIEKGLKERGLQIRVVHPVELLAWSYRGME; from the coding sequence ATGATGATCCAACCGCAAGAGAAGGTCAGTGCAGGCGCCTTCGACCGGATCGATCCGCCTGACCCGAAACTGTATCTCGACTGCATCCACTGCGGGTTCTGCCTTCCCACCTGTCCCACCTACCTCGTCCTCGGCAACGAGATGGATAGCCCACGCGGTCGCCTTTCCCTCATCAGGACTGCTTCGGAAGGGAAGATCGGCATCTCCGACAGCTTCGTCAAGCACATGGACCTCTGCCTCCTTTGCCGGGCCTGCGAGACGGCCTGCCCTTCGGGCGTGAAGTTTGGCTCCCTGATGGAAACGGCCAGGGGCCAGGTCGGGCGGCGCTACCAGCACCCCGCCGCCGAGCGGCGTTTCCGCGATGTCATCCTGCGCACCTTCACCGATCTCGGTCGCCTACGGACGCTCACCAGCCTCCTGCGGTTGTATCAGAGGTCGGGCCTGCAGCGGCTCATCCGGGCTTCAGGACTCTTGAGCTTCTTTGGTCGTCTGGGCCGGATGGAGGCTCTTCTTCCTTCCATCCCGGACCCTCGTCTGTACGTGCTCCCCGAGGTCACGCCAGCCAAAGGTCAGAGGCGTTGGCGGGTTGGGCTCCTGCTCGGCTGCGTCCAACGGTTCTTCTTTGCCCACGTGAATGCCGCCACGGTCCGGGTCCTGAGCGAGAACGGCTACGAGGTGATCGCGCCGAAAGATCAAAGCTGCTGCGGCTCGCTCCTGGTTCATGAGGGGGAGCGAGAGCAGGGAAAGATAAAGGCAAGGCGGATTATCGACTGTTTCGAGTCGGCCAACGTTGATTACATCGTCGTGAACGCTGCCGGGTGCGGCTCGGCCATGAAGGAGTATTGGGAGCTGTTCCAAACTGACCCAACCTACGCCAAGCGAGCGGAGGTCTTTAGTAAGAAGGTGCGGGATGTCTCAGAGTTGCTGGCTGGGCTCCCGCTATACGGTCAACTCCAGCCGCTGAACCTGACCGTCACCTATCACGACGCCGGCCACTTAGCGCACGGCCAGAAGATTCGGCAGGAGCCAAGGGCACTCCTGAAACAGATCCCCGGTCTCCGGTTCGTCGAGCTGAAAGAATCCGACTTCTGCTGCGGCAGCGCGGGAATCTATAACCTCTTGCATCCCGACGCGGCTCAGCAGTTGCTGGATCGAAAGATCGAGCGGATCAAAGAGACGGGGGTTGAGGTAGTGGTCAGCGGTAATCCTGGCTGCTCACTCCAGATCGAGAAGGGCCTCAAGGAGCGGGGACTTCAGATCCGGGTCGTGCATCCCGTCGAGCTTCTAGCCTGGTCGTACCGAGGTATGGAGTGA